A window from Culex pipiens pallens isolate TS chromosome 3, TS_CPP_V2, whole genome shotgun sequence encodes these proteins:
- the LOC120417664 gene encoding uncharacterized protein LOC120417664, whose translation MLRFGLLKYKKLNNSVSAAELDGLGRAGGDDNGNQSGTATTTPVRHQQQQHPHQMIHNQLNGSLMKNTNSLAKDQSTRKPATNNTVPTLDAFSAAVVLERRGKKATQSPAKSASPASSNYKLLAGPAEQQRSPVSPAVLAKKPSSSTMNCKARIYKCIKRILKRNNFAGGKEQKVQPPQQQVQDKSKVDYREIKSLLEKEKPALDYDVNLAKCVDKPALIKKIALNLLKSAEDDGRAALVAERLSETPSVQSDLEREAEYERLCGESWYHENLPRDMSLDLLAGKCPGAFVVRRSTTQQDCFALSLRVPPPGPKIAHYLIVRTATEGYQIKGFPKEFGSLRALIVHHSVMPEALPVPLAVPRPANLAVKSKCDDDYDTVFELAETALA comes from the exons ATGTTGCGCTTTGGATTACTCAAGTACAAGAAGCTGAACAACAGCGTCTCGGCGGCGGAACTGGATGGTTTGGGTCGCGCCGGCGGTGACGATAATGGCAATCAGTCGGGGACGGCCACGACGACACCTGTAcggcaccagcagcagcaacacccGCACCAGATGATCCACAATCAGCTGAATGGAAGCTTGATGAAAAAT ACAAACTCGCTCGCCAAGGACCAATCGACCCGGAAGCCGGCCACCAACAACACAGTTCCTACGCTGGACGCGTTCAGCGCTGCGGTCGTGCTCGAACGGCGAGGCAAAAAGGCAACCCAATCGCCGGCCAAAAGCGCCTCCCCGGCCAGCAGTAATTACAAACTTTTGGCCGGCCCCGCCGAGCAGCAGCGGTCCCCGGTCAGCCCAGCCGTCCTCGCCAAAAAGCCCTCGTCCTCCACGATGAACTGCAAGGCCCGCATCTACAAGTGTATCAAGCGGATCCTGAAACGGAACAACTTTGCCGGTGGCAAAGAGCAAAAAGTTCAGCCGCCGCAGCAGCAGGTGCAAGATAAATCAAAAGTGGACTACCGAGAGATTAAGAGCTTGCTGGAGAAGGAGAAACCGGCGCTGGATTACGACGTCAACCTGGCCAAGTGTGTGGACAAACCGGCGCTG ATCAAGAAAATCGCCTTGAATTTACTGAAATCAGCGGAAGACGATGGCCGCGCAGCGCTAGTGGCCGAGCGTCTCTCGGAGACGCCCTCGGTTCAGAGCGATCTGGAGCGGGAAGCCGAGTACGAGCGGTTGTGCGGCGAGTCGTGGTACCACGAGAACCTTCCCCGGGACATGTCGCTGGACCTGCTGGCCGGCAAGTGTCCCGGCGCGTTCGTCGTACGGCGCAGCACCACCCAGCAGGACTGTTTCGCCCTGTCCCTGCGCGTACCTCCGCCCGGACCCAAGATCGCCCATTACCTCATCGTCCGAACCGCCACCGAGGGCTACCAGATCAAGGGCTTCCCCAAGGAGTTCGGATCGCTGCGCGCCCTCATCGTGCACCACTCGGTCATGCCGGAGGCGCTTCCGGTCCCGCTGGCCGTGCCGCGACCCGCCAACCTGGCTGTGAAATCCAAATGCGACGACGATTACGACACCGTCTTCGAACTGGCGGAAACGGCACTCGCCTAA